Proteins encoded within one genomic window of Ascaphus truei isolate aAscTru1 chromosome 8, aAscTru1.hap1, whole genome shotgun sequence:
- the MARCHF2 gene encoding E3 ubiquitin-protein ligase MARCHF2 isoform X3 encodes MTNHERRARSLKRKVLQVAMTTGECCHLPGSLCDCTGNAAFLKSLEESDLGRPQYVTQVTAKDGQLLSTVIKALGTQSDGPICRICHEGGNGERLLSPCDCTGTLGTVHKSCLEKWLSSSNTSYCELCHTEFAVERRPRPLTEWLKDPGPRNEKRTLFCDMVCFLFITPLAAISGWLCLRGAQDHLQFNSRLEAVGLIALTIALFTIYVLWTLDNTIVLFYAVLYIYCHFFYRIILVVGCLVIQCFCCPKPAPVRSQ; translated from the exons ACCAACCATGAGAGGCGTGCACGGTCCTTAAAGAGGAAGGTGCTCCAGGTTGCCATGACGACAGGCGAGTGTTGCCACCTTCCggggtcactgtgtgactgtacggGGAATGCTGCCTTCCTAAAGTCCCTGGAGGAGTCGGACCTTGGCAGGCCACAGTATGTCACCCAAGTAACTGCAAAGGATGGGCAGCTGCTGTCTACAGTGATCAAAGCGCTGGGCACACAGAG TGATGGGCCCATCTGTCGAATATGCCATGAGGGGGGGAACGGGGAGAGGTTGCTGTCCCCTTGCGACTGCACGGGGACCTTGGGAACAGTGCACAAGAGCTGCCTAGAGAAATGGCTTTCCTCCTCTAACACAAGTTACTGTGAACTGTGTCACACAGAGTTTGCTGTGGAAAGAAGGCCAAGGCCCCTTACAGAG TGGCTGAAGGACCCAGGTCCACGAAATGAGAAAAGGACACTGTTCTGCGATATGGTGTGTTTCCTATTCATCACCCCGCTTGCAGCGATCTCAGGCTGGCTGTGTCTCCGAGGTGCACAGGATCACTTGCAGTTCAACAGCAGGCTGGAGGCCGTCGGACTCATAGCCCTCACTATAGCACTTTTTACTATCTACGTCCTTTGGACATTG GATAATACTATAGTACTATTTTATGCtgtcctgtatatatactgtcattTTTTCTACAGAATAATACT AGTTGTAGGGTGCTTGGTAATCCAGTGTTTCTGCTGCCCTAAGCCTGCCCCTGTCAGAAGTCAGTGA